A genome region from Brassica oleracea var. oleracea cultivar TO1000 chromosome C2, BOL, whole genome shotgun sequence includes the following:
- the LOC106327472 gene encoding pentatricopeptide repeat-containing protein At5g15280, whose product MLNLLSSRYSTRLKASLLSRRYSFASSSPRKHESSSSLSGGILDRFSWSLGGAAKASSSPLKDLLLDLSDAVPDITRRFRRFLALKPKHVLELLLGFESELQRGVKIQPLWNIFIWASKQHKGFKHHPQAYEIMASFLIREGMVKEVELLLVEMEKDGETLDNEVIFCDLIQKYVDGFDSRKAVMLFDWMRGKGLVPLTSCYETLIDHLVSVCKTESAYRVCLDWVEAKDESFDRFDKVIELLCLDQRVQEARVLARKLSSPTSSIYSKICLGYNEKQDFEDLLSFIGEVKYQPDVFVGNRIVHSLCMRFGSERAYVYTEELQRLGFKPDEATYGILIGWCCHEGDIKRAFLYLSEIASKGLKPGVYSYNAILSGLFRKGLWEHTGCILEEMKENEMLLGLSTCKIMVAGYCKARRFEEAKKIVKEASKVEDPLTEVGFDPLAVRLKRDNGNGLSKAEFFDELGNGLYLDTDLDAYGEKVNMVLDRSVLPEFNLLIVDACSDGDLHRALSLLDEMPRWGQKLSRRGFTVLIKSLCVSRSHVRVSVSLMRKWPKLANQLDGETLNFLVQEYCKKGFSRQSKLIFHRMSHQTHLHIDNATYTSLISCFCKKESLKDLLNVLDAAKKADWLPDLETCGALWECLLHKGLVKEAVKLFERVFISYPLSKSEACRVFVEKLTVLKFSRVAYSVVERLEGEGYVVEEEVYNLLIKGLCKDRNDSAAFAVLEKMLEKKHVPSLLDSYALIEGLCLAGKMSDAEDQLRTRLSNGVCLDNDIYNLMFGGYCKGNNLRRVEEVLGIIVRKNVIVSVKSYREYVRRMCSERKFISLLLGKSNPDGVIIYNLLIFYLFKAKNHTEVEKVLLEMQGRGLFPDETTFNFLVYGYYSCGDYSNSLRYLSAMISEGMKPNKRSLRVVISSLCDSGDVKKAIDLWEVMESKGWSFGSSVVQTKIAELLISRGDVAKAEEFLTCATRNGCMMAPCYDNLIKKLSGLGSLGVAVHLLNIMLKNREVPDSSSYDSVINGLLRCSSNMLDEARDFHTEMLELGLSPSVSTWSVLVHKYCEACQVLESERLIKSMVELGETPSPEMFRIVIDRFRVENNTVKASEMVEMMQKCGYEVDFETHWSLISNMSSSKEKKTAAGQGFLSRLLSGNGFAWKR is encoded by the coding sequence ATGCTTAATCTCCTCTCCTCCAGATACTCTACTCGGCTTAAGGCTTCTCTTCTCTCACGCCGTTACTCTTTCGCGTCGTCCTCTCCAAGAAAGCATGAATCTTCTTCCTCACTCTCCGGAGGTATACTCGATCGGTTCTCGTGGTCTCTTGGCGGGGCAGCGAAGGCTTCATCTTCTCCTCTAAAGGACTTGCTTTTGGATTTGTCCGATGCGGTTCCCGACATCACCCGCAGATTCAGAAGATTCCTCGCCTTAAAACCAAAACACGTCCTCGAATTGCTACTGGGTTTCGAATCCGAGCTTCAGAGAGGCGTAAAGATCCAACCTTTATGGAATATCTTCATATGGGCTAGTAAGCAGCACAAAGGGTTTAAGCATCACCCTCAGGCTTACGAGATCATGGCGTCGTTTCTTATCAGAGAAGGAATGGTTAAGGAAGTCGAGCTCTTGCTGGTGGAAATGGAGAAGGACGGTGAGACGTTGGATAACGAGGTGATCTTCTGTGATTTGATTCAGAAGTATGTGGATGGTTTTGATTCGAGAAAGGCGGTTATGCTGTTTGATTGGATGAGGGGTAAAGGTTTAGTGCCTTTGACTTCGTGTTACGAGACTCTGATTGATCATTTGGTTAGTGTTTGTAAAACGGAATCAGCTTATAGAGTTTGTTTGGATTGGGTTGAGGCAAAGGATGAATCATTTGATAGATTTGATAAAGTTATTGAGTTACTCTGCTTGGATCAGAGGGTTCAGGAAGCTAGAGTTCTAGCGAGAAAGCTTAGTAGCCCCACTAGCTCTATATATAGTAAGATTTGTTTAGGGTATAACGAGAAGCAGGACTTCGAGGATTTACTGAGTTTCATCGGTGAGGTTAAGTACCAACCTGATGTGTTCGTTGGGAACAGGATTGTGCATTCTCTCTGCATGAGGTTTGGCTCGGAGAGAGCTTACGTATACACGGAGGAGCTTCAACGCTTGGGGTTTAAACCCGATGAGGCCACGTACGGTATCTTGATCGGCTGGTGTTGTCACGAAGGAGACATCAAAAGAGCGTTTCTTTACTTATCCGAGATTGCGTCAAAGGGTTTAAAGCCTGGTGTGTATAGCTACAACGCTATCTTGAGCGGGCTTTTTAGAAAAGGACTGTGGGAGCATACCGGTTGTATTCTAGAGGAGATGAAGGAGAATGAGATGTTACTGGGGTTGTCGACGTGTAAGATAATGGTGGCTGGATACTGCAAAGCTAGACGGTTTGAAGAAGCTAAGAAGATTGTTAAGGAAGCATCTAAAGTTGAAGATCCGCTAACAGAAGTGGGGTTTGATCCTTTGGCCGTTAGGTTGAAGAGAGACAATGGTAATGGACTCTCAAAAGCAGAGTTCTTCGATGAGCTTGGGAACGGTCTGTACTTGGACACTGATTTGGATGCTTACGGGGAGAAGGTGAACATGGTGCTTGACAGATCCGTCTTACCTGAGTTTAATCTGCTTATCGTTGATGCTTGTAGTGATGGTGATTTACACAGAGCTTTGAGTCTTCTTGATGAGATGCCTCGGTGGGGTCAGAAGCTATCGCGTCGAGGCTTCACTGTTTTGATAAAGAGTCTGTGTGTGTCACGTTCACATGTTAGAGTGAGTGTTAGCCTAATGAGGAAATGGCCGAAGCTGGCTAATCAGTTAGACGGAGAGACTCTCAACTTTCTTGTACAAGAGTATTGCAAGAAGGGGTTTAGTCGCCAGAGCAAACTCATTTTCCATAGAATGTCTCATCAAACGCATCTTCATATCGATAACGCAACTTACACATCTCTGATAAGTTGTTTCTGTAAGAAAGAATCACTCAAGGATCTACTCAATGTGTTAGACGCTGCAAAAAAGGCTGACTGGTTACCTGATTTGGAAACTTGCGGAGCTTTATGGGAATGTCTCCTCCATAAAGGACTTGTGAAGGAAGCGGTTAAGCTCTTTGAGCGTGTATTCATATCTTATCCTCTATCAAAGTCAGAAGCATGTAGGGTGTTTGTGGAGAAGCTCACGGTTTTAAAGTTTTCACGTGTGGCTTACTCTGTTGTGGAGAGACTTGAAGGAGAAGGTTACGTTGTGGAAGAAGAGGTTTACAACCTTCTCATCAAGGGACTATGTAAGGACAGGAACGATTCAGCTGCGTTTGCTGTACTAGAGAAAATGCTAGAGAAGAAACACGTTCCTAGCTTGTTAGATTCATATGCTTTGATAGAAGGACTATGCTTAGCTGGGAAGATGTCTGACGCAGAAGATCAGTTAAGAACAAGATTATCAAACGGTGTTTGCTTAGATAACGATATCTACAATTTGATGTTTGGAGGTTACTGTAAAGGTAACAACTTGAGGAGAGTTGAGGAAGTACTAGGGATCATTGTGAGGAAGAACGTGATCGTTTCTGTGAAGAGTTACAGAGAATACGTTCGGAGAATGTGTTCAGAGCGTAAGTTTATTAGTCTGTTGCTAGGAAAAAGCAATCCTGACGGTGTAATCATCTACAATCTGCTGATTTTCTATCTGTTTAAAGCTAAGAATCATACGGAGGTTGAGAAAGTTTTGCTTGAAATGCAAGGAAGAGGATTGTTCCCTGATGAAACAACGTTTAACTTTCTTGTTTACGGATACTATTCGTGTGGAGATTATTCGAATTCTTTGAGATATCTCTCGGCTATGATCTCTGAAGGGATGAAACCGAATAAGCGTAGTTTAAGAGTGGTTATTAGCTCTCTGTGTGACAGTGGAGATGTGAAGAAAGCTATTGACTTGTGGGAGGTGATGGAATCAAAAGGATGGAGCTTTGGTTCTTCTGTTGTTCAAACCAAGATTGCTGAATTGCTTATTTCGAGAGGTGATGTGGCAAAAGCTGAAGAGTTTCTGACTTGTGCGACACGCAATGGTTGCATGATGGCTCCCTGCTACGATAACCTCATCAAGAAACTATCTGGTTTAGGGAGTCTCGGCGTTGCGGTTCACCTCTTGAACATAATGCTAAAGAACCGAGAGGTTCCGGATTCTTCAAGCTATGATTCAGTCATCAACGGGTTGTTGAGATGCAGCAGCAACATGTTGGATGAAGCTAGGGACTTTCATACGGAGATGTTGGAGCTAGGTCTGAGTCCAAGCGTAAGTACATGGAGTGTTCTTGTTCATAAGTACTGCGAAGCGTGTCAAGTGTTGGAATCAGAGAGACTTATCAAATCAATGGTTGAGTTGGGCGAAACGCCGAGTCCGGAGATGTTTAGGATTGTAATTGATCGGTTTAGAGTTGAGAATAATACGGTGAAGGCTTCGGAGATGGTTGAGATGATGCAGAAGTGTGGCTATGAAGTTGATTTTGAGACTCATTGGTCTTTGATTAGTAACATGAGCTCTAGTAAGGAGAAGAAGACAGCAGCTGGCCAAGGGTTCTTGTCTAGGCTTCTCTCTGGGAATGGGTTTGCTTGGAAGCGATAA
- the LOC106322626 gene encoding transcription factor MYB34-like: MGRSPCWDKMGLKKGPWTSEEDQKLLAYIDEHGYGSWRSLPEKAGLHRCGKSCRLRWTNYLRPDIKRGKFNLQEEQTIIQLHALLGNRWSAIATHLPKRTDNEIKNYWNTHLKKRLVKMGIDPVTHKPKNATPLSSLGGISKNAATLSHMAQWESARLEAEARLARESKLLHYQTKVSSSHHDHLNIISSDQQKQKQLESPTSTVSFSETKTEFVGSSSTCLNMIKEAENDWISSTIQEFEGVKEGLTGLLLGGDSIGRSFSADKNETAGESSSGGGDCNNYYEDNKSYLDSIFSFVDPSPSDSTPMF; the protein is encoded by the exons ATGGGTAGATCACCGTGCTGGGACAAGATGGGTTTGAAGAAAGGGCCATGGACATCAGAAGAAGATCAGAAACTTTTGGCTTATATTGACGAACATGGATATGGAAGTTGGCGTTCATTGCCTGAGAAAGCTG GTCTCCATCGATGCGGAAAAAGTTGCAGACTAAGATGGACTAACTACCTAAGACCAGACATCAAAAGAGGCAAATTCAACTTGCAAGAAGAACAAACCATTATTCAACTCCACGCTCTCTTAGGAAACAG GTGGTCGGCGATAGCGACTCATTTGCCAAAGAGAACAGACAACGAGATCAAGAACTACTGGAACACTCATTTGAAGAAACGGTTAGTTAAAATGGGGATAGATCCAGTGACTCATAAACCCAAAAACGCGACTCCTCTGTCTTCTCTTGGTGGTATATCAAAAAACGCAGCCACACTTAGCCACATGGCTCAATGGGAAAGTGCTAGGCTTGAAGCTGAAGCAAGGCTAGCTAGAGAGTCAAAGCTTCTTCATTACCAAACCAAAGTTTCATCATCTCATCATGATCATCTAAACATCATCTCTTCAG ATCAACAAAAACAAAAACAGCTTGAATCTCCGACATCTACAGTGTCATTCTCGGAAACGAAAACAGAGTTCGTCGGATCATCATCAACGTGTCTAAATATGATCAAAGAAGCTGAAAACGATTGGATCAGTTCAACGATTCAGGAGTTCGAAGGAGTCAAAGAAGGGCTCACGGGTCTCTTGCTAGGTGGTGATTCAATAGGCCGGAGTTTCTCCGCTGATAAAAACGAGACGGCCGGCGAGAGTAGTAGTGGGGGTGGTGACTGTAACAATTACTACGAGGACAACAAGAGCTATTTGGACAGCATTTTCAGCTTCGTGGATCCTTCGCCGTCCGATTCAACGCCTATGTTCTGA